One region of bacterium HR17 genomic DNA includes:
- the ramA_2 gene encoding (R)-stereoselective amidase, giving the protein MADKVFVAVAQMDPQLGAVAENLAKVEAMADEAARQGAQLVVFPECALTGYCFESRAEAMAVAEPQDGRSVRRLTQLCAARNLWLIVGTLERDGERLFNAALLISPDGLHAIYRKVHLPCMGVDRFADGGDRPFAGHATPVGRIGLLICYDAAFPEAARVLALDGVEIVCLPTNWAEGARPVAELVPRTRALENRIYFIAANRVGVEGGFTFIGMSQIAAPSGAWLACEHAPTETLLLAELDLTEARRKRLVHVPGRYEVDRINDRRPAFYKRLVALDTC; this is encoded by the coding sequence ATGGCGGACAAAGTGTTCGTCGCCGTGGCGCAAATGGACCCACAACTGGGTGCCGTCGCTGAGAACTTGGCAAAGGTGGAAGCGATGGCAGACGAAGCGGCTCGGCAAGGGGCGCAACTGGTCGTCTTTCCCGAATGCGCCCTGACGGGTTACTGCTTTGAAAGTCGCGCAGAAGCGATGGCAGTCGCTGAACCGCAAGACGGGCGCTCTGTGCGACGGCTAACGCAATTGTGTGCCGCACGCAATTTGTGGCTGATCGTCGGGACACTGGAACGCGACGGTGAACGCCTCTTCAACGCCGCGTTGCTCATCAGCCCCGACGGGTTGCACGCTATCTATCGCAAGGTGCATCTGCCTTGTATGGGAGTAGACCGTTTTGCCGATGGGGGCGACCGCCCTTTTGCGGGACACGCAACGCCTGTCGGGCGCATCGGGTTGCTGATTTGCTACGACGCGGCATTTCCTGAAGCGGCGCGGGTGTTAGCGTTGGACGGTGTGGAAATCGTGTGTTTGCCGACCAACTGGGCGGAAGGTGCCCGCCCCGTCGCCGAACTCGTCCCGCGCACACGGGCGCTGGAAAACCGCATCTACTTTATCGCCGCCAATCGGGTCGGCGTGGAAGGTGGGTTCACCTTCATCGGCATGAGCCAAATCGCCGCACCATCGGGAGCATGGTTGGCATGCGAGCATGCGCCGACGGAAACTTTGCTGCTGGCGGAATTGGACCTGACCGAAGCGCGCCGCAAACGCCTTGTGCATGTGCCAGGGCGCTACGAAGTAGATCGTATCAACGACCGTCGTCCCGCCTTTTACAAGCGTTTGGTCGCCCTTGACACTTGCTGA
- a CDS encoding Aminodeoxyfutalosine deaminase: protein MQQPATPILLRARWVVPVTAPPIRDGAVLVHGERIAAVGSAQELLTRAPPQVQRMEFADGIVVAGLVNPHTHLENTHFADAINCQQPFDAWIAQMRMLVSAQSFDEAVAAARDGANKLLRYGVTCVGDSSFHGATLIALKEVGLRGIVFKEFICPTDDILDDRWTAFAAWLDNAPTDERVQVGIMVHAPYTVTPSAYRRALTLAMKRRLPFSTHVAEAPAERALIERRTGKWAQLPIAMALRDVPIGLSPIRYLNWLGVFRHDRLLLVHCVQVDDADIALLAVRPVWVVHCPRSNANLQVGTMPLQKMLAAGVKVCLATDGLASAESLNPLDEVRFARRQAHRDASFSPPLSADRWLRMVTLDAAAALGLDNAIGALKVGKQADIAVFPSGDTRDPLETLLGEATEAIATMVAGRFVWLAK, encoded by the coding sequence ATGCAACAGCCGGCAACGCCCATCCTTTTGCGGGCGCGATGGGTAGTGCCCGTTACGGCGCCGCCCATCCGCGACGGCGCGGTGCTGGTGCACGGGGAGCGCATCGCCGCTGTCGGCAGTGCGCAGGAACTGCTAACCCGAGCGCCGCCACAAGTGCAACGGATGGAGTTTGCTGACGGCATCGTCGTCGCGGGCTTGGTCAATCCCCACACCCACCTTGAGAACACGCATTTTGCGGACGCCATCAACTGCCAGCAACCCTTTGATGCGTGGATTGCCCAAATGCGCATGCTTGTGAGCGCACAAAGTTTTGACGAGGCGGTGGCAGCGGCACGCGACGGGGCGAACAAGTTGCTCCGTTACGGTGTCACTTGCGTCGGCGATTCCTCTTTTCACGGGGCAACGCTGATAGCCCTGAAGGAAGTCGGGTTGCGAGGCATCGTGTTCAAGGAGTTCATTTGTCCGACGGACGATATACTGGACGACCGCTGGACAGCGTTTGCCGCATGGCTCGACAATGCGCCGACCGACGAACGGGTGCAAGTTGGCATCATGGTCCATGCGCCTTACACCGTCACGCCGTCTGCTTATCGGCGCGCCCTTACGCTGGCGATGAAACGCCGTCTTCCGTTCAGCACCCATGTCGCTGAAGCCCCTGCCGAACGCGCGCTGATTGAGCGACGAACGGGCAAATGGGCACAACTGCCGATTGCGATGGCGCTGCGCGATGTGCCCATCGGTTTGTCACCCATTCGCTACTTGAATTGGCTGGGGGTGTTTCGTCACGATAGGTTGCTGCTCGTTCATTGCGTTCAGGTCGACGATGCCGATATCGCGTTGCTGGCGGTGCGTCCCGTTTGGGTCGTGCATTGCCCACGCTCCAACGCCAATTTGCAAGTCGGGACGATGCCGTTACAAAAAATGCTGGCGGCAGGCGTGAAAGTGTGTTTGGCGACGGACGGGTTAGCGAGCGCCGAAAGTTTGAACCCGTTAGACGAAGTGCGTTTTGCCCGCCGGCAAGCGCACCGCGACGCTTCCTTCTCCCCTCCCCTCTCTGCCGACCGTTGGCTGCGCATGGTGACACTGGACGCAGCGGCGGCGTTGGGTTTGGACAACGCCATCGGTGCGCTGAAAGTGGGCAAGCAAGCGGACATCGCTGTATTCCCCTCCGGCGACACGCGT
- the dpp5_5 gene encoding Dipeptidyl-peptidase 5 codes for MQFEVQGQRIYGMLHLPDVAAKNSGTKVPAVAMCHGFTGNRIEAHRLFVKAARYFAANGFAVLRFDFRGSGESEGDFEQVTVSDEIADALAALAFVRRQSVVDENRIGLIGLSLGGCVAACAAARDRRVKALVLWAAVADLREVFTTRWGDTIKAQMQAQGFWDMGGWKISKAFYEDALRIDPLREIASYDGAALVVHGTNDAAVPVDHAHRYHAALRCTKRLHLVIGADHTFARTDWEAEVFAETLNWLQTHL; via the coding sequence GTGCAGTTTGAGGTGCAAGGGCAACGCATCTACGGAATGTTGCATTTGCCCGATGTGGCGGCGAAAAACAGCGGGACGAAGGTGCCCGCTGTGGCGATGTGTCATGGCTTCACCGGCAACCGCATTGAAGCCCATCGGTTGTTCGTCAAAGCGGCGAGGTATTTCGCCGCCAACGGCTTTGCTGTCCTGCGGTTTGACTTTCGCGGATCGGGCGAAAGCGAGGGCGATTTTGAGCAGGTGACGGTCAGCGACGAAATTGCGGACGCACTGGCGGCGCTGGCGTTTGTGCGTCGTCAATCTGTCGTGGATGAAAACCGCATCGGGCTGATCGGCTTGAGTTTGGGCGGTTGCGTCGCGGCGTGTGCCGCCGCGCGCGACCGACGGGTGAAAGCGTTGGTGCTGTGGGCAGCCGTCGCCGATTTGCGGGAAGTGTTCACGACCCGCTGGGGCGACACCATCAAGGCACAAATGCAAGCCCAAGGCTTTTGGGATATGGGCGGTTGGAAAATCAGCAAAGCCTTCTACGAAGACGCCTTGCGCATTGACCCGCTACGGGAAATCGCCAGTTACGACGGCGCAGCGTTGGTCGTGCACGGGACAAACGATGCTGCGGTGCCTGTTGACCACGCCCACCGCTACCACGCCGCCCTGCGTTGCACGAAGCGATTGCACCTCGTCATCGGTGCCGATCACACTTTCGCCCGCACCGATTGGGAGGCGGAAGTGTTTGCCGAAACGCTCAATTGGCTGCAGACACATCTTTGA